Proteins from one Paenibacillus amylolyticus genomic window:
- a CDS encoding ABC transporter permease yields the protein MRNSSLTQEMRFRLKSSREYSQASFAWVTSLLLTALFLFNSYDWSDQTFKPFLLTVLGIYLFFTLVQTVITFRIRKDLIRTGTVSALTRRLAWVQLLAIISGNIFIVTAAFHLIRKSRNVEYTFAVYMLLTQLFVIGVSALNIFKPYVADNFLPAMAMLIFILVIDLAVLIIVSRYSATSIIPRWMIGVSAVLMLTSITGNVFALLLGVSIIGRIRRQGKQKSNFWNDLWERLAPNMTAMSGLFFIIFLFSISICSFFTFDYSMAVENNYSALLQSPSLAYPLGTDDFGRCLFSRIVFGARISLIVGCMSTIIPVLIGGVLGALSGFYGRHTDNIIMRLLDILYAIPGILLAIAIIAAFGANTVNLILALSLGSIPTYARTMRASVLYVSTFEFVEAARALGYNNRTIIFKHIIPNSLAPMIIKSTLTIGGAVIATSSLSYLGLGVEPHIPEWGNILKLGSTYLETHSYLAIYPGLAIILLVLSFNFLGDGLRDALDPKLEKA from the coding sequence ATGAGAAACTCGTCTTTAACACAAGAAATGCGTTTCCGGCTTAAGTCTTCTCGCGAATACAGTCAGGCAAGCTTTGCTTGGGTCACGTCCCTTCTCTTGACTGCATTGTTCCTGTTCAACAGTTATGACTGGAGCGACCAGACATTCAAACCATTTCTGCTCACGGTCCTTGGGATCTACCTATTCTTCACACTGGTGCAAACCGTCATCACGTTTCGGATTCGAAAAGACCTGATCCGTACCGGTACTGTCTCTGCTCTGACTCGCAGGTTAGCTTGGGTTCAGCTGCTTGCTATCATTTCAGGCAATATATTTATCGTAACGGCAGCTTTTCATCTGATTCGAAAATCCAGAAACGTGGAGTATACCTTTGCGGTGTACATGCTATTAACCCAGTTGTTCGTAATCGGTGTATCCGCCTTAAATATCTTCAAACCTTATGTGGCTGACAACTTTCTGCCAGCCATGGCGATGCTGATATTTATTCTGGTCATCGACTTGGCCGTGCTGATTATCGTATCCCGATATAGCGCGACCTCAATCATTCCTCGCTGGATGATCGGTGTCAGTGCAGTGCTGATGCTGACCTCGATCACAGGTAATGTATTTGCACTGTTGCTCGGCGTTTCCATCATTGGACGCATTCGCAGACAGGGGAAACAAAAATCAAACTTCTGGAATGACCTGTGGGAGCGTCTTGCTCCGAATATGACTGCCATGTCCGGTTTGTTTTTTATCATTTTTCTGTTCTCGATCTCGATCTGCAGTTTCTTTACCTTTGATTACAGCATGGCTGTGGAAAATAACTATTCCGCTCTGCTTCAATCGCCTTCCCTCGCGTATCCCTTGGGAACGGATGACTTCGGACGATGTTTATTTTCCCGGATTGTATTCGGTGCACGGATCTCCTTGATCGTAGGTTGCATGTCAACGATCATCCCCGTGTTGATCGGCGGAGTTCTCGGAGCGCTCTCGGGCTTCTACGGCAGGCATACCGATAACATCATCATGCGACTGCTTGATATTCTCTATGCGATTCCGGGAATTCTGCTCGCCATTGCGATTATTGCAGCGTTCGGAGCCAATACGGTCAATCTCATTCTGGCGCTTAGTCTGGGTTCCATTCCAACGTACGCCCGTACGATGAGAGCCAGTGTACTCTATGTATCTACATTTGAATTTGTGGAAGCTGCACGTGCGCTGGGGTACAACAATCGTACGATTATTTTCAAACACATTATTCCCAACTCCCTTGCGCCCATGATTATCAAGTCTACACTCACGATTGGTGGAGCTGTTATTGCTACCAGCAGCCTGAGTTATCTGGGACTCGGCGTGGAGCCGCATATTCCAGAATGGGGTAACATCCTGAAGCTAGGCAGTACATATCTGGAGACTCACTCTTATCTGGCCATTTATCCAGGCTTGGCTATTATTCTGCTGGTTCTTTCGTTTAACTTCCTCGGTGACGGTCTGCGTGATGCGCTCGATCCCAAGCTGGAGAAGGCCTAA
- a CDS encoding maltose acetyltransferase domain-containing protein: MMREEERIMKGILFSPSDPELKTIKRRAHNLSQRYSQTFEEQTEERKEILQQLLGQIGEGGFMQGPIFFHYGVHTRIGDHFFGNYNLTIQDDAQVTIGTIPVLVPTLRLLPPFTP; this comes from the coding sequence ATGATGCGTGAAGAAGAGAGAATCATGAAGGGCATCTTGTTTAGTCCAAGTGATCCGGAATTAAAGACCATCAAAAGGCGGGCCCATAATCTCAGTCAGCGTTACAGTCAGACCTTCGAAGAACAGACGGAGGAAAGGAAGGAGATATTGCAACAGCTACTGGGGCAGATCGGTGAAGGTGGATTTATGCAAGGCCCCATCTTCTTTCATTATGGTGTGCATACCCGGATAGGCGATCACTTCTTCGGTAATTACAATCTGACGATACAAGATGATGCACAAGTGACGATCGGGACTATACCAGTTTTGGTCCCAACGTTACGATTGTTACCCCCATTCACCCCATGA
- a CDS encoding ABC transporter permease subunit produces the protein MNLAEGSRISRLVHNLSFIYGKMLLHPSYRYVLFILGLPINLVVFLIWRSNRKNDGWGAARQAAEQELLTASYRSKLKLEVEEQLRRKHRFFQQQVSEEEFKRQTEDWLEESVQTTWKERTSRILQEQGNQRLTMADTFHSLIDKPWFLTISIIPGCLMYGILFLYGNPYLKYIFERILMTVFVILGVATLVFTILYLSPFNPAANILGETATQEQIAAFNQVYGLDQPYLTQLWNNIKGVAFFDLGKSFAGNEDVTATIARKFPITLTLAVISLLLALVIALPIGIISAIKPNSWFDYTFMFIALIGLSIPNFWQGLIFILNFSIKMQWLPATFNPQNWLSIIMPTIVLGTGLTAAVARMTRSSTLEVIHEDYVMTARAKGLSERHVMLKHAVRNALIPIVTVVGLQFGAMLGGAAVTEKVFNISGLGSYIVDKQFIPDIPSIMGGVIYTAITISIINVAVDLLYAFIDPRVRSKMKQY, from the coding sequence TTGAATCTTGCAGAAGGCAGCAGAATCTCACGGTTGGTACACAATTTAAGCTTTATTTATGGCAAAATGCTGCTTCATCCTTCCTATCGATATGTTCTGTTCATTCTTGGATTACCGATCAATCTGGTCGTGTTTCTAATATGGCGTTCGAATCGAAAAAATGATGGCTGGGGAGCTGCCAGGCAGGCAGCGGAGCAAGAATTGCTCACTGCTTCCTACCGAAGCAAGCTGAAGTTGGAAGTGGAAGAACAACTGCGTCGCAAACATCGCTTTTTCCAGCAGCAGGTCAGTGAGGAAGAATTCAAGCGTCAGACCGAGGATTGGTTGGAAGAAAGTGTTCAGACAACGTGGAAGGAGCGGACGTCCCGCATACTTCAGGAACAGGGAAATCAACGTCTTACAATGGCCGATACGTTCCACTCATTGATCGATAAACCATGGTTTCTGACGATATCCATTATTCCAGGCTGTCTGATGTATGGCATCCTGTTTTTGTATGGCAATCCTTATCTAAAGTACATATTTGAAAGAATACTCATGACGGTATTTGTCATTCTGGGCGTAGCCACACTCGTATTTACAATTTTGTATCTGTCTCCGTTCAACCCGGCAGCTAACATTCTGGGAGAGACAGCGACGCAAGAACAGATTGCAGCATTCAATCAAGTCTATGGCTTGGATCAGCCTTATCTTACACAGCTCTGGAACAATATCAAGGGAGTCGCGTTCTTCGATCTTGGCAAGTCATTTGCAGGAAATGAAGACGTCACCGCAACAATTGCAAGGAAGTTCCCAATTACCTTGACGCTGGCGGTCATCTCCCTGCTGTTAGCACTCGTCATTGCATTGCCCATTGGTATTATCTCTGCCATCAAGCCTAATTCGTGGTTCGACTACACCTTCATGTTTATTGCTCTGATTGGTTTATCGATCCCGAATTTCTGGCAAGGACTTATTTTCATTCTGAACTTCTCGATCAAAATGCAGTGGCTTCCCGCCACCTTCAACCCGCAGAACTGGCTGTCGATCATTATGCCAACCATTGTTCTGGGTACGGGACTCACGGCTGCGGTGGCTCGGATGACCCGGTCTTCCACACTCGAAGTCATTCATGAGGATTATGTGATGACCGCCCGTGCCAAAGGATTAAGTGAACGCCACGTCATGCTGAAACACGCAGTACGCAATGCATTGATTCCCATTGTAACTGTGGTTGGACTCCAATTTGGAGCCATGTTGGGCGGGGCAGCAGTAACGGAGAAAGTGTTCAATATCAGCGGTCTCGGCAGTTACATTGTGGATAAGCAATTCATTCCCGATATTCCGAGTATCATGGGCGGAGTAATCTACACTGCCATTACGATCTCTATTATCAATGTAGCAGTTGATCTGCTCTATGCTTTTATTGATCCAAGAGTGCGCTCCAAGATGAAACAATATTAA
- a CDS encoding ROK family protein: MKKANATMMKYINLNNVREVMQQIETATKPQLASLTNLSVVTINALIQELCDGGELFQDKVVPSNGGRPAQAYRYNYNFKLALVLYIKEMKGQELISATVMNLENEVVLKEESILPAFDKQHVLQLIARFVAEYPSIDMIGIGIPGQAVDGDITVSSHEELIHSHLIREIESEFRLNVLVENDVNAAISGYCTQHADMKEQSVAGIYFPNRYPPGMGMMLNGQMIRGKNGMFGEIKYLPYSPDWKCDISKDEFVVQVCHILQTINAVVAPHQIVIYQERVDREELDLAWKQYGEQHPMPSLPEIVHQDSFQHDFDAGLRGMVLQALKRRIHDA; the protein is encoded by the coding sequence ATGAAAAAAGCCAATGCTACAATGATGAAATACATCAATTTGAACAATGTGCGTGAAGTCATGCAGCAGATTGAGACGGCGACCAAACCGCAATTAGCCTCATTAACCAATCTTAGTGTTGTTACTATTAATGCGCTGATCCAGGAGTTATGTGATGGCGGAGAATTGTTCCAGGATAAAGTGGTTCCCTCTAACGGCGGTCGTCCTGCTCAGGCATATCGATATAATTATAACTTCAAGCTTGCTTTGGTCCTTTACATCAAAGAGATGAAAGGCCAGGAGTTAATTTCGGCAACGGTCATGAATCTGGAGAATGAGGTTGTGTTGAAAGAAGAGAGCATCTTGCCTGCTTTCGATAAACAGCATGTGCTGCAACTTATCGCACGTTTCGTTGCGGAGTATCCTTCCATTGATATGATCGGCATCGGTATTCCGGGACAAGCCGTCGATGGGGACATTACGGTGAGCAGTCATGAAGAGCTGATCCATTCACATCTGATACGGGAGATCGAGAGCGAATTCCGACTGAACGTTCTTGTGGAGAATGATGTGAATGCAGCGATTAGCGGGTACTGTACACAGCATGCAGATATGAAGGAACAGAGTGTAGCAGGCATTTATTTTCCCAACCGATATCCGCCGGGGATGGGCATGATGTTGAATGGACAGATGATCCGCGGGAAAAACGGCATGTTTGGTGAGATTAAGTATCTTCCTTATTCACCAGATTGGAAATGTGACATAAGCAAAGATGAATTTGTCGTGCAGGTATGTCATATTCTGCAAACGATCAATGCTGTCGTTGCCCCGCACCAGATTGTCATTTATCAGGAACGTGTGGATAGAGAAGAGCTGGATTTAGCCTGGAAACAGTATGGGGAGCAGCATCCCATGCCGTCATTGCCCGAGATCGTACATCAGGACTCGTTCCAACATGATTTTGATGCTGGGTTAAGGGGAATGGTTCTTCAGGCATTGAAAAGGAGGATTCATGATGCGTGA
- a CDS encoding type 1 glutamine amidotransferase family protein, which yields MQSKNVYLYVFDTMSDWEVGYLTAELNSGRYFKKDIAPLRVVTVAVDQHPVTTMGGLHILPQLSIDECTLNATDVIILPGGNTWMDNTHDPLLKKVTDAMEKGTVIAAICGATIGLAKTGLLDSRQHTSNDAEYLKMICPDYTGESYYQTEPAVTDGHVVTASGIAPLEFTMHVLKLLDVCAPETLQAWYNLYQTQEATYFYELMNSIAPE from the coding sequence ATGCAATCGAAGAACGTATATCTATATGTATTTGATACGATGTCAGACTGGGAGGTAGGGTATTTAACGGCTGAACTGAACTCGGGAAGATATTTCAAGAAAGATATTGCGCCATTACGGGTCGTGACCGTAGCTGTAGATCAACATCCAGTGACTACCATGGGCGGATTGCATATCCTTCCTCAACTTTCTATTGATGAATGTACACTGAACGCAACAGATGTCATCATTCTTCCGGGAGGAAACACCTGGATGGACAACACCCACGATCCTCTATTGAAAAAAGTTACTGACGCCATGGAAAAAGGTACGGTTATTGCGGCCATATGTGGTGCCACTATTGGACTTGCAAAGACGGGATTACTGGACTCCAGACAGCATACTAGCAATGATGCAGAATACCTGAAGATGATATGCCCGGATTATACCGGAGAGTCCTATTATCAAACAGAGCCAGCAGTAACCGATGGACATGTGGTCACTGCCTCTGGAATAGCTCCGTTAGAATTTACAATGCATGTACTGAAGTTGCTTGATGTCTGTGCACCAGAAACATTACAGGCCTGGTACAATCTGTATCAGACTCAAGAGGCCACATACTTCTACGAGTTAATGAACTCTATTGCACCTGAATAA
- a CDS encoding ABC transporter substrate-binding protein — protein sequence MKKRTLISLLLILVIVISGCSVKTKTESQAETAPADTTTETAQKPADIELLAMSSSENDVNIVRDQLTKNGFNVKLNLQPDYGSFKSQQDAGNYDISLSSWTTVTGNPDYAVRSLFKTGGDYSILADGEIDKLIDQAATQTPDEYKETYKQLEDRLVTDQAYIAPLYISLKSQAVNKDILNVDTVRLSKSRAMAWEPIEFKDSSKNAKDPLILTQSASVLTSLDPIKGNDGSINQLNTNMYVRLVNLTDDDQLTAEGSLSHNFSIAEGNSDYYFILRDDINFAKIDNKKAVDTGERVGADDVIFSLDRAKNKDSVPDHRTYSLHEHIKEAEVVTDLSALQSVKQSSGNGTILEALEQGLGSKITELVTDKTKADNNAGKYQVVKLTTTEPFPQVLNYLAHQSAGIVSKKQVESINTYDVASFDVNKDIPYGDQNTVTEGAAYNNTLYTSGPYILSYKNDYEAVFLQNPGYRKGTEYAPKIAQVNVRFIADADSALSALRSSEIHLYYGVPETKYDIIENDSKLKLQSIPSNAVSYLLFNTVNRDVAKSSDLRKAVLYSINQDEILSFYKNNKLKAYSTVSPLVQTGNELKADPAKVKEFLSNYNASK from the coding sequence ATGAAAAAACGGACACTGATCTCATTGCTACTCATTCTCGTCATTGTGATTTCCGGTTGCAGTGTAAAAACAAAAACCGAATCCCAGGCGGAGACCGCACCAGCGGACACAACAACCGAAACGGCACAAAAGCCGGCAGACATTGAGCTGCTCGCCATGAGTTCTTCCGAAAATGATGTAAACATTGTCCGAGACCAGCTGACCAAAAACGGATTCAATGTGAAGCTGAACCTGCAACCGGATTACGGCAGCTTCAAATCCCAGCAGGATGCAGGGAATTATGACATTTCCTTGTCCAGCTGGACAACGGTAACGGGAAATCCCGATTATGCGGTACGTTCCCTTTTCAAAACAGGTGGAGATTACAGTATCCTCGCAGATGGGGAGATTGATAAGCTCATTGATCAGGCAGCTACCCAAACACCAGATGAATACAAGGAAACCTATAAACAATTGGAGGATCGCTTGGTAACCGATCAGGCGTACATCGCTCCTTTGTACATTTCCCTGAAAAGTCAGGCCGTGAACAAAGACATTCTGAATGTTGACACTGTGCGTCTCTCCAAATCCCGCGCGATGGCTTGGGAACCAATTGAATTCAAGGACAGCTCCAAAAATGCCAAGGATCCGCTGATTCTGACGCAAAGTGCATCCGTACTGACTTCCCTTGATCCGATCAAAGGAAATGACGGTTCCATCAACCAGTTGAATACGAATATGTATGTACGTCTCGTTAACCTCACAGATGACGATCAACTGACAGCAGAAGGATCACTGTCTCATAATTTCAGCATTGCTGAAGGGAATTCAGACTACTACTTCATTCTCAGAGACGATATCAACTTTGCGAAGATTGATAACAAAAAAGCTGTAGATACAGGAGAACGTGTCGGCGCAGATGACGTCATCTTCTCTCTGGATCGTGCTAAAAACAAAGATTCCGTTCCGGATCACCGGACATACAGTCTGCATGAACACATCAAAGAAGCTGAGGTTGTAACAGATCTGAGTGCATTGCAATCGGTTAAACAATCCAGCGGTAACGGTACAATCCTCGAAGCATTGGAACAGGGATTGGGCAGCAAAATTACAGAACTCGTAACTGACAAAACCAAAGCAGATAATAACGCAGGTAAATATCAAGTCGTTAAACTGACAACAACGGAACCTTTCCCACAAGTACTGAACTACCTGGCTCACCAATCTGCCGGGATCGTGTCCAAAAAACAGGTGGAGAGCATCAACACTTATGATGTGGCTTCCTTTGACGTCAACAAAGATATTCCTTATGGTGATCAGAACACGGTAACTGAAGGCGCAGCATACAATAACACCCTTTATACTAGCGGACCTTATATCTTGTCTTATAAAAATGACTATGAAGCTGTATTCTTGCAAAATCCGGGATACCGCAAAGGCACGGAATATGCACCGAAAATTGCTCAGGTCAATGTCCGCTTCATCGCGGATGCAGACAGCGCCCTCTCTGCTCTTCGCAGCAGTGAAATTCACTTATACTACGGCGTACCTGAGACCAAGTATGACATCATCGAAAATGACAGCAAGCTGAAACTGCAAAGCATTCCAAGCAACGCCGTTTCTTATCTCCTGTTTAACACGGTCAATCGTGATGTTGCCAAGAGCAGCGACCTGAGAAAAGCCGTACTGTACTCCATTAATCAGGATGAGATTTTGAGTTTCTACAAGAACAACAAACTCAAAGCATACTCCACAGTAAGCCCGCTCGTTCAGACCGGCAATGAATTGAAAGCTGATCCGGCAAAAGTAAAAGAATTCTTGAGCAACTATAATGCCTCCAAGTAA
- a CDS encoding YafY family protein: protein MSKLDNMLAILWMLHSGRKITAQELSEKLEINIRTVYRYIDTLCASGVPIISDTGHHGGYTLLNQFIKSPLLLDVEEKTTLLHAAVFAKEAGYFLEESLNSATSKLRMHSNPEQENLLKQQFEGVQVIGSPGEPTIEPILRTLEQGILNESSVEMDYQTNHEAQSKRRTVDPYGMIYWNQNWYVIAFCQFRNEIRSFRVDRIHHVNQTELTFKRPALFSASTFFRNSLLPEADDPQTFIPLVLNGKSSTLDGLCRHWYMRQHLQERTPERAVFLIDKEKMHKYVPSLLLPYGRSVQVLEPVSLKHKLIEALYDLIDHYQV, encoded by the coding sequence ATGTCTAAACTGGATAATATGTTGGCCATTCTATGGATGCTGCATTCAGGCAGAAAAATTACGGCACAGGAACTATCCGAAAAATTAGAAATCAATATACGAACGGTTTACCGTTATATTGATACACTTTGTGCGAGTGGTGTACCCATCATCTCTGACACGGGTCATCATGGCGGGTATACGCTGTTAAATCAATTTATTAAGAGTCCCCTTCTTCTGGATGTGGAGGAGAAAACGACACTACTTCATGCCGCTGTCTTCGCAAAAGAAGCTGGGTATTTTTTAGAAGAGTCCTTAAATAGCGCAACTTCAAAGCTTCGGATGCATTCCAATCCAGAACAGGAGAACCTGCTCAAGCAACAGTTCGAAGGCGTTCAAGTTATAGGTTCCCCTGGAGAACCAACGATCGAGCCCATATTGAGAACCTTGGAGCAAGGCATACTTAACGAATCTTCAGTTGAGATGGATTACCAAACCAATCATGAAGCGCAGTCCAAGCGCAGAACCGTGGACCCCTATGGCATGATCTATTGGAATCAGAACTGGTATGTTATAGCTTTTTGTCAGTTTCGGAACGAGATTCGCAGTTTTAGAGTGGATCGCATCCATCATGTGAACCAAACAGAATTAACGTTTAAGCGCCCGGCACTTTTTTCGGCAAGTACATTTTTCAGAAATAGCCTGCTTCCAGAAGCAGATGATCCGCAAACCTTTATTCCTCTCGTACTTAATGGTAAGTCAAGCACCCTGGATGGCCTATGCCGGCATTGGTATATGCGACAACATCTTCAGGAACGGACTCCTGAGCGTGCTGTATTTCTAATAGATAAGGAAAAGATGCATAAGTACGTCCCGAGCCTACTTTTGCCTTATGGCCGATCTGTTCAAGTCCTGGAACCCGTCAGTTTGAAGCACAAACTAATTGAAGCTCTATATGACCTCATTGACCATTATCAAGTTTAA
- a CDS encoding DapH/DapD/GlmU-related protein, translating to MVDQKGEAKSLCYAKPVTIGNDVWISANVTVCGGVTIGDGCVIGAGSVVTRDIPPHSFAAGVPCKVIRKITEADSMLNYPDILADCRVLEK from the coding sequence ATGGTGGATCAGAAAGGTGAAGCAAAGTCGCTGTGTTATGCCAAACCGGTCACGATTGGTAACGATGTATGGATCTCGGCGAACGTCACCGTGTGCGGGGGAGTTACAATTGGGGATGGTTGTGTGATTGGAGCAGGCAGTGTCGTGACTCGTGATATTCCACCACATTCCTTTGCCGCAGGCGTGCCGTGTAAGGTGATTCGCAAAATTACTGAAGCAGACAGTATGCTCAATTACCCCGATATTTTGGCAGATTGCCGCGTGCTGGAAAAATAA
- a CDS encoding LuxR C-terminal-related transcriptional regulator encodes MPAITFATRNEESPSCSHAEGTAPFDYLPKSSLDRLRKINHFLIHAFQNSISVIQENLSGTYLFLLTDPNGVLLSMNYSSDLKDAVEHSPIRPGMFFTAQSCGVNAISVTMDSNEPVLLLPEQHESPYFQSWHCYASPLSMGSQHFGYLDVSTINANMQGELIAIAKLIPAYMQNSYQSQKAAEPCEKPAVEFTKRQLTILEMIARGLTVKAIALQLKIKECTVNHHKKVIFNKLGVQSSTEAVSIASRLSYL; translated from the coding sequence ATGCCTGCCATTACATTTGCCACACGAAACGAAGAGTCCCCTTCTTGCTCGCATGCAGAAGGAACGGCTCCGTTTGATTATTTACCGAAATCCAGTCTGGACAGGCTTCGTAAAATCAATCATTTCCTGATTCATGCCTTCCAGAACAGCATCTCGGTTATCCAGGAGAATTTATCGGGAACTTATCTTTTTCTACTCACAGATCCCAACGGGGTGCTCCTCTCTATGAATTACAGTTCAGATCTTAAAGATGCAGTAGAACATTCGCCGATTCGTCCGGGCATGTTCTTCACTGCGCAGAGCTGTGGTGTAAACGCTATATCTGTAACGATGGACAGTAATGAACCTGTACTCCTGCTCCCCGAACAGCATGAAAGTCCCTATTTCCAAAGCTGGCATTGCTATGCCTCCCCTCTGTCCATGGGATCACAACATTTCGGTTATCTGGATGTGTCTACCATTAACGCGAATATGCAGGGCGAGCTTATTGCTATCGCCAAGTTGATTCCTGCATATATGCAGAACAGTTATCAGAGTCAAAAGGCTGCCGAACCTTGTGAGAAACCAGCGGTGGAGTTCACCAAGCGTCAGTTAACCATTCTGGAAATGATAGCGAGAGGACTCACCGTGAAAGCCATTGCTTTACAATTGAAAATCAAGGAATGCACCGTGAATCATCACAAAAAAGTGATTTTCAACAAATTAGGTGTGCAATCCAGCACGGAAGCTGTTTCAATTGCCAGCCGATTGTCTTATTTATAA
- a CDS encoding cyclase family protein translates to MSNELIQAIHLLKEKKWVDLTHTFGPDSPHFSAFEEAQFDTLFNHDQGFFAQSFKFPGQYGTHLDAPIHFVRNTRYLDELGLKELVLPLVVIDQSAEVENNPDFTLDVEHILAFEREHGVIEAGSFVALRTDWSKRWPSHEAFDNKDDEGNSHAPGWSVSALMFLFEERKIKAIGHETFDTDSAVDYQKNGALLAEYYVLAQDTYQVELLTNLDQVPAKGAVIFNIVPKAEKASGFPVRSFAILP, encoded by the coding sequence ATGTCCAACGAACTCATTCAAGCCATTCATTTATTGAAAGAAAAGAAGTGGGTGGATCTGACCCATACATTTGGACCGGATTCTCCACATTTTTCAGCTTTTGAAGAAGCCCAATTTGATACGTTGTTTAATCACGATCAAGGTTTCTTTGCCCAGAGCTTCAAGTTCCCCGGTCAGTATGGTACACATCTTGATGCGCCGATTCACTTTGTTCGGAATACCCGGTATCTGGATGAACTAGGTTTGAAGGAGCTGGTGCTCCCGCTTGTCGTTATTGACCAGTCAGCCGAAGTAGAGAACAATCCGGATTTCACACTGGACGTGGAGCATATTCTTGCATTTGAAAGAGAACATGGTGTGATTGAAGCGGGCAGCTTCGTGGCCTTGCGTACGGATTGGAGCAAACGTTGGCCGAGCCATGAAGCATTTGATAACAAAGATGATGAGGGCAACAGTCATGCACCCGGCTGGTCGGTTAGTGCACTTATGTTCTTATTTGAGGAACGAAAAATAAAGGCTATTGGGCACGAAACCTTTGACACGGATTCAGCCGTAGATTATCAGAAGAATGGGGCACTCTTGGCAGAATATTATGTACTTGCTCAGGATACATATCAGGTCGAGCTGTTAACGAATCTGGATCAGGTACCGGCTAAAGGCGCGGTGATCTTCAACATTGTACCGAAGGCGGAGAAAGCTTCCGGCTTTCCCGTTCGATCCTTTGCCATTCTGCCGTGA